The DNA segment AGGTCAGATCTGATAAAAGCCTTTATTTGTCGCTGTTATCAGCTTTCAATCATCAGTATTAATGTAACGGCCTTAGATTGATTAATGTACAATTGGATTTTTTAgataattaattagtaatttatagtggattaattattttgagtaatttaccctaCACTGATCCTCAGTGGCAAAACAACTCAGATAACATTGCAAATGAGTAACAGCTACAGAGAATAGCAGTCACTTACAATACATTTACAagtatgcatttgacagacactttaATCCATATTGAATGGTCAATCCACGCATTTGCTAGGAATCAGTGCTCTACAATTTGAGCTATAGGAACACAAAAACTCAAAATATATAActactacaaaaaacaaaaaatactacTTTCAGTCAGAATTTAGTTTTCATATTTGATGTTGCAAaatgcatacactgtaaaaagtcaAACTGAGCTTTTATACCTGATCTGAATTTCATTTTGTTAATGTAACATAATGGTTGTTTCGTCATAGTATAAAACATTAAACTGAGAAAACTTTATAGCCTACTCACAATATCAGGTGAAAAACACAACCGCTGTGATTATATCAGTATTATGATGTGACGACATAACGGTAAGCACAATGATGCGCAATGGGGGTTCACTGCGTAACGCTGTCTGATGCGATGCGTACACACAGAAACGACGGTTTAAACTTATGTTAAATCCAAGAACAAATCGTGGAAATGTGTTCTTGTCGCATTCGGTCTTACCCTCTCCCCGCGATCAGCCGCAGCGCGTCCAGGTTGCCGTGGTACGCGGCCCATAGCGTCGGTGTCATGCCATCCTCATCCGGAGCGTTCAGGTCCTTCTGCGTCGCTTCTTTCAGCAGGTCAAGGTAGCCATCGCGAGCTGCCTTGTGATATTTGTCATTCATGGTGATCCCGAACCTCAGCCTCCATCACTCTTTCACGCGTGCTGTGCATAGGCTCTGAACCCTGTCCGATCGAGCGCGCGCTCCAGGCACATGATCTAtgccagggctagtataatggtggcccccagatcatctttatctggccctccaactgtttttttatgtttaaaaaccctcacaatctgatatcaaagtgccctcttagcaaaggtttagcgcgttcataggcaaccgcattcatcggtgagtttaaccgcattcatcggtgagtttaacaatattgaagtctatcggactaccctgcacgttgaaaaatgacgccagtgcgtcaataagtgacgccaaggggtcctggccAAGCGTCCATAttaggcggtgggccgagtccgtctatctcgtttagtttttgatttgatagtttttttatttgtctgtatgaataattcacaaaaagattaccgattgtttccaacgccaattgttgcacattaaagtataaaaacagatttaatttcgctagctgatcacaaacgttggccggagtgagatccaatcaacgcttgtgttgttaccttgttgaattgatttggccaatcacgttattcgttgaaccggcgtcgcgtgactcgcgtcagtctgaagccaaatgagtctacacaacccaacctggagagaccggtgtgtctcggcaagacaacgtcaaggtaagatttgttttacaatgattatacacccctgtatcttaatgcttttcatataagttgtatttaagactgcaagctatacttcgtcgtgaatatatgcgttgtcgttgatgagaacagtagccacgaaagaatgttggtagtggagcagtaaagctaggtctaacggtatgttgcttaggctaatccaaatcattcggtacatacacaatgaactaagcaaagagtattcaaatacgggataattacgggtaaatatttaaacgggaagacagtaggaaataagTTGACAGGTATGTCcaggttggattggtttatagcaagctacctaggctacaagtaaactagactaattatcagctaaaaagagtgcaaagcaaaacaaagatacaactttatagtggtagtcatggagttatataagccatttatggttgattgtcacagtttatacaatgaggCAGTGGTTCAGCTACATCTGTCAGTGGTTGGGCTTCACCTACATAACAGAACAGGTATAAGATGGAatatggtggaaaaatattttatttaaagatggctgtttttgagctatttaacaaaattatttgtggtcagaattgcagtagtcttgtcaagctcgtttaagatggttagcatcttaatacaaatgtcaagatgaaaaatgtgatttaaaattatctagtaatgtgtgctttctgtgtttatttatctgaatataattcagttgtttatctaacacacagacacggacaggacaacatcatatctctccacacccaaatgactacagaggtgatcgtttacaatcatcacatcaacagcaccatgaatggagcaggtcaagatcacggagttgcttagtatccacatcacagatgacccatcttgatctatcgacaccaccaacagaacctggccaagaaagtccaaaaacctctgcacttcctcccacagttgaggaaggctcatctcccacaaatccatcctcttaactttctataggggaatcatagagagcctcttccttccacccccaccctccaataacctaagggcagctgattgactcttgcacaaatacactggtagtttacactatgatgctgctacattggtttatttttttatttttaaatttgctatgaacatttgaccccacttacacacatattgcactgccttttgctacttgtcatgtcatccacttgcactgaaatactatattaattagggatgagtcacgattttcgaatattcgataagtttattttattatagaatattgaataggatgtgcgggatgattgtctttaaaaaatccccatgttttagttgtggttataagttgcaatcctaaattcacataatatttttataaattttattaatatattcttaatatttgttgtttttgtttctatgtttgagcttatatatctcaatattaataacagtctggttaattttgagtcttgaaatgtaaactctcaagggttggctttctaaatatatgttggttatgtgtatattcagaatgacttctgagcagcaacctttttattttggggatgtcatgaatgcatcacttgccaaaattggggctgactagtaaggggttaaatgtatataaatgaaacgttttatataaaaattatacatttgatacaaaccttcactgttgttagctgcattttctatcttcttacgtgctcttcttatgtgttctttgttggtgaagagcatgtagcattctctgtgaaatccaacattagccggcacatcttggacgtcttcggaatttaagttaaatgccaatacggctttttcagctactgtactctctgtggtttgcaggttcacccataaatttgtacattgaacaatctttgcccaacttgtctgggaaaggggggttacagggctttttacatttgaggctaaatggataaaacacctcatttttacctcagtattactgaactacagaactaaatttacatttttaatgatttacagcaaaattgtaatttcaagaacgcagcttcctggtcatctgtgttcattatttacattggttgtcaaggaaacgggaggttttctaacgttatgattagtacgcctgcttatttgccggtttaaaaaagtaagagtttgtaaggacattttgcgtcaaatgtgcaaacaacaaagttggaaacaatgtctgtagtacttatacgattttattacatgacctcagcaaaaaaagacttacacagctgtgaggtaagtattaaattcataatttcgaggtccggcccaccgcctatatgtgacgagttggggtgtgagaatgtgttgctcGTGAGGGTGTGGCTTCAGCCTCATACTTACAATTAAACCCAGCTGAATATTTTTCCTTTACTTCTTTTAAAATGAGAAATAATTTGATCTTGTTCCGCAAATCCCCCTCAAAGTTTCTGAAACGTTCCGTGATATTTACTTAAagtaatttattgttatttatgacCACACACAGCCTCCCTCTCTAAATATTCATAATTAGACTTATAACTCCCATTAATAGCCTTAAAAGattatattataaaatgccaaatagATCATTGGTTCTTGTGCGTTCAAAAAGTATTGTCATTAAACCTTTTTACCTATTCATGCTGTATCATTTTTGAATatgcactgtaaaaatgtattgttaaagggatagttcacccaaaaatgaaaatgcattcattggttactcacccctgtgttgttataaccctataagactttctttctttttttttaacacaaagggagaaattgtgaaaaacattttgctcagtgatgtcatgcaATGGCAGTTTATAGAGATCACCTCTTCAGGCTTCAAAAGAACTCAAAAGTATAATtgagaagtctaataaattacgTCATGAAACTCACGATTGTTATAAAAGCATACAataagatttggtgagaaacaaactgaaatctaatgtattatttcatGAAAATGTTCACTGTCCGTTGATCAGGATAGGGCACGAGAGTAACAGTTCACACAGCGCCCATCATGACATTAACTATCCTAACATGCAGTTACAGCTCAATTaactcaaaaatattatttaccatGATTAAATCAACCTGACTTAAGGGTAAGGCCAACAActgcacattttatttaatttattttttttacagtctttatgATCTATTAATTCGTAAATCATCATctaatgtttgttaatgacttATTAACTGGCTCTTTTAAATCATTTCTTTTTAAAGTAAATTCTTTGAGTGGCCCCAAAAGGCCCACTTAAATTGTCTGATTGTCATTGCATTACATAATTACAAAATTCTgtccaaaatgaagacaaaatatattgttaaatgtTGTGGTTGTGAGATGTTAGTAGAACATGTTCATAGTTCATTTAATGAAGTACATTTGTGGTTACTCGGCTGGTACACATGTGTGAACTTGAGGTAAATGAACTTCATGCAAGTTATGAGTATATTCAGTGAAGTTATTTCTGAGAAAATTTAAAGAATTATTCAATCACATAATTTGTCACATATATATCATCCCATCCCATCAGAGTGTCATTATGCCACAGACCTGCCCTGATGtttcattatttatgtatttacagcaTAGAGTATGTTATATGTCAGTTTTGAAACATTTTGTTCTAATAATGTGTATTTATTCTGACAGGTTGTGTTATCTCTGTGAATTATTCGCTGTGAGTTGTAGAGTGAATAAAATATACAACATGAGGTGGAACGCTTCACGGAAGTCCAGCAGCTCCTTCTCATGGTGAGTTAAGGACACTGAACGACACATATGAAAATCACTTGTTTTGTACTACTCTGTTCTAagtctttttttaatatatatatcttaaacCTGAATTGAACATATAGGTACTTGTTTTATGACATGctccatttaaaactattttaaacagaattatgtacattttaaaagggtTATGGCTTTATTACCTAATATTAATTGATACACTACTTGGTTCAATATTTGTACATTGTCACACTGCAAGACAATGTACAATGAACTAGTAAAGGCgataaaaatggtaaaaaaaaaaaaacattacaggtCCTGAGATATACAGACAATTTCACCGTAGAAATTAACATGTAAGTTTAAGTTATTACTCTGTAATAAGTATTACTATGGTTTAGTCTTGAAATGTTGTATTGTGGTGCTTTTAACGTTGTCGGCACCTGCATGATAAATCGCTTGTCTGTTAAATAAAGGTATTCATAGAAATGTAATACATAAGCATGAATAATGTTGCCTTTGATAATGAAACAATGCACAATTCAATTGTTctttattcaaatatttacaattaaATTGGGAGAGGTTCAATATCACAAAGATTTTGAAAACTGATATAAGCTGagtaaataaaagctaaatatcTGTCAATGACTCACAGCTAAGTGTGTCTGATTAGTACTGTACGTTTCTATTGTCACCAACAATGGAACAGAACACATGCAGGTAGCCTTCCCGTCAAACACTGTTATCACAATAACTGAGAACTATTGGCTGGCTGTGATCCAGTGCAATCAAACGTAAAATCTTTTTAGACTTTCAATATTGCCGAGTAAGATTTGAGGATGCAGGTCCCTTTAGATGTGGGCTACACACAGTGCTAGACGTAAGCAGACGGTGATTGGTCGGAcactgatgcaggttcaagtATTTATACACGTAGAGGAAGCTTGACTAGTTCTAGTTGTATTGCGGGACAGCTGTCCACTTGGAGAAGTTCTTTACGTGGTTCACACTCGTAATCCTGTTCAGTTTAAACGCTTCGATTCAGAGGTAGAGTTTCAAATTAACTTGTGATTTTATTTTGCGGCCAGCTCTTTGGACTTAAACAACATGACACCAAAGGAAGACTTAGAGGCCAGTGAGACCCAGATATCCACTATCCAACTGGGAATGCAAGGAGAGACACCACGGAATGGGCCCAGCCCGGAACAACCCCAACGTGGGTTCAAAGCGAAGGAGAAGGTCCGCAACTGGGTCTGGCTTCTATCTGGATTCATCTCCATGAACATTCTCCTTCTGGGAATTGCTTTACTGAGCGGAAGTGTTTTTAACAAGATCCAGATCTCGTCTGCTCACCTGCAGATCTTCCTAATCTTACTTGTCTTGCTCACCACCATATGGATGGTTTACTACAAAGTCCATACTTCTAGAGTACACCATGCAGTGCTTTACAAAGATAGCCATGCTGGACCAATTTGGCTGAGAGGTAATTCTTCATTCTTCCAGTCAAGCCAATTCCTGATTTGGCTGGTTGCAAATGGTCTTGAAAGCAAATTAATTCCATTAAATCAAAGTTAGACACATTAGGTTGTACACGTATATAATCAAGTAATGACAGTCTACAATCATGTACTTATATTCTACCCGTGTGTTTTCATAAGGTGGCCTGGTTCTGTTCGGCATCTGCAGTGTTATCATggatattttaaagataatttactATGTGGGTCACGTACATTGTGAGTCACCTGTGAAGATAGCCTTCCCTACTGTGCAAGCCGTGTTTGTCATTGTCCAGGTAGGTTCCTATAAAAAAAGCTCTTCAAATATCATTGGGTTACATTTTCttgtgttttaaattttaaatatacCCTCTTGTGCATTTCAGACATACGGCCTTTGGGTTCATGCCAAAGACTGCGTACAGCTACAGCAAAACATCACACGGTAAGTCTGACTTTCCAACATGTTGCAGATAACATTAAGCAGACTTGAGTAAATAACTTGAGTACTCAAGTTGTTTTAGTCAAAGGATTTTCTTGTCTTTGATATCTAGACCACGTTGTGTAGACAGGAAGTGAAAGGTGCTGGAAAAGACTGACAAATGTAGGCAAATGATCACACTCTTTCAGACATAATACTATAAAGGAAATTAGGCGTTTGTGAGCACAGGGCAAGTCCATTGACTATTTGTCTATTGACTATTTGGAATTGTGTGACATCTTGGTGTGAAGCAATGAACATTTGCACAAGTTAACACAAGGAAATGTTTGCCAGACTGATTTGATAGGAAACCAAGATGTGCCTTGAACGATGAGTATATATTTCTTAGAAACGGGAGTGCAAGCATCGCtgtaattataatatttacaCTATCTTTGTAGATGTGGACTGATGTTGACTTTATCGACAAACCTCATGGTGTGGATGACAGCCGTGACAGAGGAATCGCTCCATCAGACTGTGATTCCAACCGACACTTCATATAACGGTTCCTCTAACACTCCTCACAGCTTCAACGTCACATTACAAGGTGCATAATATAAAAGCATACTAGACAATAATGCCTTCTCATCAACTTGAGAATTGTGTACTTAAGGGTTTATTTTGTAAGTTGATTTGTGCCGCCCAATTTGCATTGATAAAGTCCTGATTTCTTGTTAAATTGAGCACAGGGTTGCTAACTATGCCATATTAGCCTGGATGTTTAGTATTTTGGCCGCAATAAAAGACAACCTTCTCTCCCGCACTGCAAAGATCCAAATGCCCACCCCCTTGTATTTGGTATTGAAGCGGCTAAATGCTCAAGGGGACTAAACCCCCAACCCTGGATCAGGCAGTGAAAAGTTCGGGGGTGTGGGGTGGTGGCGAAATACAAAATTGGGACCCAACAAAGCTAAAAATGCTCAAGTGTCTTGTTTTCACGTAACACAAATTTTGCAACCCTAATTGATCTGTTCCCGCCTGAAAAAAACCCCCAGCCTAAGTTAGCTGGTCTCAACTGGTCTCCCATTCTGGTAAGGCTGTTCTGTTGGCTGGTCTAAGAGAGGTTTTGAGCACTTTTCAGCTGAgtaccagcttggccaggctgggggACCATATAAAACCAGCTTAAAAtagttaagaccagcaaaccatcttaggccgTCTTAGCATTTTCCATGAAATAATGAGAGTTCTAGGTATCTGTAGATCTGTTGGTGGCAAAGACTTTACATTAGGTTTTCGTGATAAACCTTTGTGAGAACTTTCACACACGGAGCATTTCATTGAATTTCTTTGTCCTCTTGCTTTCAGTCCGAGATGAAAACACAGAGTGCAAGTGCAGCCACGATTCTTGCGAAACCTTTGAGAAGGCCTATTACTACCTGTACCCCTTCAACATCGAGTACAGCCTTTTTGCCTCAGCCATGGCCTACGTCATGTGGAAGAATGTTGGACGACAAATGGATGAGCACCATAGCCATAATCACCGCTTTAGCCTATGGGACGTTATGGTTGGTCCAATGGCTGGTATAATCATTCTGGTTGTGGGGCTTGCTACATTTGTGGTGTATGAAGTGGACATAGCCATGGAAGGCctaaaaaaaaagcagtttgcTTTGATAATGCATTACATCATGAACATAGTGGCCATATTTCTGATGTCCATTGCAACTCTGGTCGGTTGTGTCCTCTTCCATCTCGATAAGAGGGAACAAGTTTCGGGGAAGAACCCTACGCGGAGTCTGGATGTGGGACTGCTCGTGGGAGCATCGATGGGCCAGTTCCTCATCTGCTACTTTACTATAGTCGCTGTGCTAGCGTCAGGGGTAAAAGGACAcgtgaatggcctcaacctggcATGTTCGATTCTGACCGTGATCCAGTTGTGTCTACAGAACGCCTTCCTCATCAAGGGTCTCCACCGGGAGCCATTCAATGAGACAGATGAGGCCACTGTCTTTGCAAATGTCAGGGCTGTGCAGAGAGAACCAGAAAGACGGAGCAGCTCTATTGTTCCGGCTCACGCGCTTCCCATCCCCATGACGCTGCTTCAGGGTTCGCTGTCCTGGAAGAGGAGGATCCTTAAGGAGATTTGTGCCTTCTTGTTACTCTGCAACGTCATTGTAAGTACCTGATCTCATATTCTTTCACGAGTTACTGTAAGGGGCATACACAGGACACATTCTTGtgtatttttgcatattttttaaatactggtCCAAGACAGATGTCTTTTTCCATTGTATATCATCTTAATGGGTTTGAGTTTTAAAAGACTGATCTaatgaaaatgacatgactgtgacCCTTCTTATTACTACATCCATAATAAACTTTGTCTTTAACACATCACAAATCTAAattttaattttgtacattgtttCTGTTTTGTAGCTTTGGATCATGCCTGCCTTTGGAGCCCGGCCTCAGTTTGACAACACTATTGGATTTGAAATCTATAAATTACAAACATGGTCAGCAGTTGTGAATATCGGAATGCCATTTGGGATCTTCTACCGTATGCACTCAGTGGCCAGTCTTTTTGAGGTGTGCCTTGCCTCATGAACATACTGACCACTCAAGAACTGTTCAACCTTTgtaatatatgtacatatacactgatcagccacctgcctaatattgtgtaggtccccctcgtgctgtcaaaacagcaccaacccgcacctcagaataacattctgagattatattcttctcactacaattgtagagtgtggttatctgagttactgtagactttgtcagttcaaaccagtatgCCCAAGACAAggcatgtttttggtttttggcaccattctgagcaaTTTTTAGAGACTTATGTTCTTGAatatcccagaaatactcaaaacagcccgtctggcactacacatatatatatatatatatatatatatatatatatagtataacatattttgtttatcttaaagataaatgtattatttatttttacatttgtatttgtgaatacaatgatgtgtatatgtttatgtgtgtttgtgtgtatatcatAGACCATGTTcaactgaaataatttttaatatgtGAATAATGTCACAATATCTTCTGAAATATGGCCTATGCCTGTTACAGGCATGTGACTGATAAATTACACTacagaaaaaacattaaaatacatacaaacacaaatgtCTTGGTCTGTTTCACAAACTCTCTTATAAATACTGCAACCAATGAATAAAAACATTCTGTTTACAGTCTTCGGCACTTTAAAGAATATGATTGAACATATGCAGAAAGATGACAACCATGAGCTTGACAACATTGAATAAT comes from the Xyrauchen texanus isolate HMW12.3.18 chromosome 12, RBS_HiC_50CHRs, whole genome shotgun sequence genome and includes:
- the otop2 gene encoding proton channel OTOP2, yielding MRWNASRKSSSSFSCSLDLNNMTPKEDLEASETQISTIQLGMQGETPRNGPSPEQPQRGFKAKEKVRNWVWLLSGFISMNILLLGIALLSGSVFNKIQISSAHLQIFLILLVLLTTIWMVYYKVHTSRVHHAVLYKDSHAGPIWLRGGLVLFGICSVIMDILKIIYYVGHVHCESPVKIAFPTVQAVFVIVQTYGLWVHAKDCVQLQQNITRCGLMLTLSTNLMVWMTAVTEESLHQTVIPTDTSYNGSSNTPHSFNVTLQVRDENTECKCSHDSCETFEKAYYYLYPFNIEYSLFASAMAYVMWKNVGRQMDEHHSHNHRFSLWDVMVGPMAGIIILVVGLATFVVYEVDIAMEGLKKKQFALIMHYIMNIVAIFLMSIATLVGCVLFHLDKREQVSGKNPTRSLDVGLLVGASMGQFLICYFTIVAVLASGVKGHVNGLNLACSILTVIQLCLQNAFLIKGLHREPFNETDEATVFANVRAVQREPERRSSSIVPAHALPIPMTLLQGSLSWKRRILKEICAFLLLCNVILWIMPAFGARPQFDNTIGFEIYKLQTWSAVVNIGMPFGIFYRMHSVASLFEVCLAS